The Streptomyces noursei ATCC 11455 sequence CACCCACGGGCACGCGCACGACCACGACCACTTCCACGAGTTGAGCAAGGACAACCTCTACTCGTAGGCGTTCCGGCCGTAGGCGTTCCGGCTGGTGGGAGGCGTCGCGCGACGCTCTATCCTGGTGGCCGGGGCGCGGGTCGACCGCCCCGTTCGCACACGGGGGACGACGGGGGACGCGCGATGGACTGGTGGTATCTCTTCTTCCTGGCCGGGCCGGCCATCTACGCCGGCACCGCGGTGCGCGGCACGGTCCGCAAGGCGCTCAAGACGCGCCACAAGCGCAAGCTCGCCCTCATCGAGGCCCGCCGCGAGGAGCGCCTGGCCCTGGAGGCGGCGGACCGGCCGCCGACCCCCGTCTGCGGCTGCGAGCACCACCTCGCCAAGCATGACAAACAGGGCAAGTGTCATGAGCTGGTGCGGACCGCCGTCGCCTGGGACGCGGACCAGCGGCCCGCCCGCTACGAGGCCCGGCCGTGCGCCTGCCAGCAGTACGTGGGCCCGCAGCCGCTCTCCCAGGTCTACGCCGAGGATCTGACCGACCTGGGCTAGCGCTCGGCGTCAGGCGCCCTGCACCGCGGGGTGGCCCAGCAGCATCGTGGGCGCCCCCGCGACCCGGGTGAGGAAGACCGTGCAGGTGTGCGGCCCGGCGAGCTTGAGCTTGCGGCGCAGTTCCTCGGGCTCCACCGCGGACCCGCGCTTCTTGATCACCGCGACGCCCACCTCGCGCTCCCGCAGCAGCGCCTTCAGCTTCTTGACGTTGAAGGGCAGCACATCGGTGATCGCGTAGGCGGTGGCGTACGGCGTCGGCGTCAGCCGGTCCGCCGTCACATACGCGATGGTCGGGTCGATCAGCCGCCCGCCGACCTGCTCCGCGACGTCGGCGACCAGATGGGCGCGGATCACCGCGCCGTCGGGCTCGTAGAGCCAGTCGCCCACCGGCCCCGGCTCGGGGTCCGGGAGGCCGGCGCCGACCAGGGAGTCGCCGGCCGGCAGCAGGGTGGCCCGGTGGGCGCCGCCCCGGCCGGTGCCGAACCACAGCACGGCCTCCTTCACGTCCCCCGCGTCGGAGATCCACTCCGTCTCGGCGTCCTCGGGCAGCGCCTCGTGCGGCACCCCGGGCGCGATCTTCAACGCCGCGCACGGCGCCGAACGGGCCGCCCCGACCGCCCAGGACAGCGGCGGCGCGTACGCCTCCGGATCAAAAATTCGGCCACCGCGCACCCCCTTGCGCCGCGCCGGATCCACGAACACCGCGTCGTACCCGGCGGTGTCGACCTCGGTGACGTCCGCGCACCGCACCTCGATGAGGTCCGCCAGCCCCAGCGCCTCGGCGTTGGCCCGGGCCGCCGCGCAGGCCAGCGGGTCGCGGTCCACGGCCAGCACCCGGATCCCGGCCCGGGCCAGCGCGAGCGCGTCGCCGCCGATCCCGCAGCACAGGTCGGCCAGGGTCCGCACGCCGGCCGCGGCGAGCCGGGCGGCGCGGTGGGCGGCGACCGAGGTGCGGGTGGACTGCTCGACGCCGTTGGGGGTGAAGTACATCCGCGCGGCGTCCGCGCCGAACTTCGCGGCGGCCCGCTGTCGCAGCCGGGCCTGCCCGAGGGCGGCGGAGACCAGCGGTGCGGGATGGTCGCGGCGGAGCCGGGTGGCGGTCGCCAGCTCGTCCGCCGGGTCGTGGTCCCGTAGGAGGGCCAGCAGTTCCTGGCCCTCGGGGGCGAGCAGCGCGGAGAAGGTGTCGAGGTCGGTCACCCGCACCATTGTGGGCCAGCCGGTGGGCCGGCCCGCGGACGGTCCCGCGGGCCGGTCGGCGGAGCGGCGCCGTCAGGCCCCGGGCGCGGGCGGCCCGCTGATCCGCGGCACCCGCTGGGTCGCGTCCGCGTCCGGCCGCTCCGGGGACGGGCGGACCGGCTCCCGGCGCCGCTGGGCGCTGTCGCTGACCCGCAGCAGCACCGCCACCATCACCCAGTTCGCGACCATCGACGAGCCGCCCGCCGCGAGGAACGGCAGCGCCTTGCCGGTCAGCGGGATCAGGCCGGTGACGCCGCCGGTGACGACGAAGACCTGGAGCAGCAGCGCGCCGGAGAGCCCGACCGCCAGCAGTTTGCCGAACGGGTCGCGGGCGGTCAGCCCCACCCGCATCCCGCGCTGGGCCAGCAGTGCGTACAGCAGCAGGACGGCCATCACGCCGGCCAGTCCCAGTTCCTCGCCGACGGTGGTGAGGATGAAGTCGCTGTTGCCGGCGAATCCGATCAGCTCGGGGTGGCCCTGGCCGAGCCCGGAGCCGCCTATCCCGCCGCTGCCGAAGCTGAACAGCGCCTGTGCCGCCTGGTCGGAGATCAGGCCCGGCGGCCGCTTGTTCTCCGGCAGGAAGATGTCCATCGGGTGCAGCCAGGCCATCACACGGCCCTTGACGTGTGGTTCGGTCGAGCCGACGACGCCGGCGCCGACCACGGCCATGAGCAGGCCGCAGACCACCCAGCTGGTGCGCTCGGTGGCCATGTAGAGCATGATCACGAAGACGCCGAAGAAGATCAGCGAGGTGCCCAGGTCGCGCTCGAAGACCAGCACCAGCAGGCTGATCACCCAGATCGTGGCGATCGGCCCGAGCTGTCGCCCCGGCGGGAGCTGCATGCCCATCACCCGGCGCCCGGACAGCGCCAGCGCATCGCGGTTGACCGTGAGGTAGCCCGCGAAGAACACCACGATCATGATCTTCACGAACTCGCCGGGCTGGAGCGACAGCGGCCCGAGCATGATCCAGCGCTTGGCGCCGAACTTGTCCGCGCCGAAGAACGCCGGCGCCATCAGCATGACCAGCGCGACCGCCATCGTCAGGTAGATGTAGCGCTGGAGCAGCCGGTGGTCGCGCAGCACCATCAGGATCGCGATGCAGACCGCCACCCCGATGACCGTCCACACCAACTGCCCGGTCGCGGCCTGGGCGATGTGCAGCCGGGGCTTCTCCGCGTAGGTGATGTCCAGCCGGTGCAGCAGCACCAGCCCGATCCCGGTCAGCAGTGTCGCCACCGGCAGGATCAGCGGATCGGCGCGCGGCGCGAACCGGCGGACGACCAGGTGCGGCACCAGCGCGATGAAGAAGACGCTCACCGCGAAGCCGGCCAGCCCGCCGGGGAGCTGCCCCTTCATCGACAGCTCGGTGTAGGCGTAGCCGAAGACGGTGATGAAGACGACGAACCCGAGCAGCCAGGCTTCGGTGCGCCGACGGTTCGGCGCGTGGGCCAGCGCGGCGAACGTCATGGTGCGCTCGGCGTCGCTCTCCGGTCCCCCGGGATTCCGGGAAGCGCTGGTCAGTCCGCGCACTGTTCCTCCGCGATCGATGGGTCAGGGCCGCGGGGCGGCCGGGTCGTGGCCCGGTGGCCAGCGGTCCCAGGGGCAAGACGGGCCGGTCGCGGGCGCGGTTGCCGTCGGCCGGCAGGTGTGTCCGACTCCACCCCCGGCCACCGGCAGCAGACACGGTACGCGTATACGGCGCGCTGGCACTCCGCTTGACCGAGTGCTAACCGCGTCATAGTCTCAGCGTTGGCACTCTCCCTCGGGGAGTGCCAACACAGCGACGGGCAGGTCCGGCACCCGCGACGACGGATCCACCTGGTCGCCACCTCAGACAGTTAACCCCGTGAGATCTCCGAAGGGGGAGGTCGGATCGTGACGACCGCCAGTTCCAAGGTTGCCATCAAGCCGCTTGAGGACCGCATCGTGGTCCAGCCGCTCGACGCCGAGCAGACCACGGCCTCCGGCCTGGTCATTCCGGACACCGCGAAGGAGAAGCCCCAGGAGGGCGTCGTCCTGGCGATCGGTCCGGGTCGCTTCGAGGACGGCAAGCGCGTCGAGCTCGACGTCAAGGTCGGCGACGTCGTGCTCTACAGCAAGTACGGCGGCACCGAGGTGAAGTACAGCGGCGAGGAGTACCTCGTCCTCTCGGCTCGCGATGTGCTCGCGATCGTCGAGAAGTAAGTCACCCAGATTTGCCCTGATCTGCGCCCCTGGTTCCCGCGTTCTCATCGACCCGGGGCAGGGGCGCAGTTCGTTTGAGCGAGAGCGGTCACGGCGGCGAGGCCGACGATCGCAACGAGAGGACTTGAAGCAGCCATGGCGAAGATCCTGAAGTTCGACGAGGACGCCCGTCGCGCCCTTGAGCGCGGCGTCAACAAGCTGGCCGACACCGTCAAGGTCACCATCGGCCCCAAGGGCCGCAACGTCGTCATCGACAAGAAGTTCGGTGCCCCGACCATCACCAACGACGGTGTCACCATCGCCCGCGAGGTCGAGGTCGAGGACCCGTACGAGAACCTGGGCGCCCAGCTCGTCAAGGAGGTGGCGACCAAGACCAACGACATCGCGGGTGACGGCACCACCACCGCCACCGTGCTGGCCCAGGCGCTCGTCCGCGAGGGCCTGCGCAACGTCGCCGCCGGCGCCTCCCCGGCCGCCCTGAAGAAGGGCATCGACGCCGCCGTCAAGGCCGTCTCCGACGAGCTGCTGGCGACCGCCCGCCCGATCGACGACAAGTCCGACATCGCCGCCGTCGCCGCGCTGTCCGCCCAGGACCCGCAGGTCGGCGAGCTGATCGCCGAGGCCATGGACAAGGTCGGCAAGGACGGTGTGATCACCGTCGAGGAGTCCAACACCTTCGGTCTGGAGCTGGACTTCACCGAGGGCATGGCCTTCGACAAGGGCTACCTGTCGCCGTACATGGTCACCGACCAGGAGCGCATGGAGGCCGTCCTCGACGACCCCTACATCCTGATCCACCAGGGCAAGATCTCCTCCATCCAGGACCTTCTGCCGCTGCTTGAGAAGATCATCCAGGCGAACGCCTCCAAGCCGCTG is a genomic window containing:
- a CDS encoding class I SAM-dependent methyltransferase yields the protein MVRVTDLDTFSALLAPEGQELLALLRDHDPADELATATRLRRDHPAPLVSAALGQARLRQRAAAKFGADAARMYFTPNGVEQSTRTSVAAHRAARLAAAGVRTLADLCCGIGGDALALARAGIRVLAVDRDPLACAAARANAEALGLADLIEVRCADVTEVDTAGYDAVFVDPARRKGVRGGRIFDPEAYAPPLSWAVGAARSAPCAALKIAPGVPHEALPEDAETEWISDAGDVKEAVLWFGTGRGGAHRATLLPAGDSLVGAGLPDPEPGPVGDWLYEPDGAVIRAHLVADVAEQVGGRLIDPTIAYVTADRLTPTPYATAYAITDVLPFNVKKLKALLREREVGVAVIKKRGSAVEPEELRRKLKLAGPHTCTVFLTRVAGAPTMLLGHPAVQGA
- a CDS encoding FtsW/RodA/SpoVE family cell cycle protein; this encodes MTFAALAHAPNRRRTEAWLLGFVVFITVFGYAYTELSMKGQLPGGLAGFAVSVFFIALVPHLVVRRFAPRADPLILPVATLLTGIGLVLLHRLDITYAEKPRLHIAQAATGQLVWTVIGVAVCIAILMVLRDHRLLQRYIYLTMAVALVMLMAPAFFGADKFGAKRWIMLGPLSLQPGEFVKIMIVVFFAGYLTVNRDALALSGRRVMGMQLPPGRQLGPIATIWVISLLVLVFERDLGTSLIFFGVFVIMLYMATERTSWVVCGLLMAVVGAGVVGSTEPHVKGRVMAWLHPMDIFLPENKRPPGLISDQAAQALFSFGSGGIGGSGLGQGHPELIGFAGNSDFILTTVGEELGLAGVMAVLLLYALLAQRGMRVGLTARDPFGKLLAVGLSGALLLQVFVVTGGVTGLIPLTGKALPFLAAGGSSMVANWVMVAVLLRVSDSAQRRREPVRPSPERPDADATQRVPRISGPPAPGA
- the groES gene encoding co-chaperone GroES, which gives rise to MTTASSKVAIKPLEDRIVVQPLDAEQTTASGLVIPDTAKEKPQEGVVLAIGPGRFEDGKRVELDVKVGDVVLYSKYGGTEVKYSGEEYLVLSARDVLAIVEK